The Arachis hypogaea cultivar Tifrunner chromosome 19, arahy.Tifrunner.gnm2.J5K5, whole genome shotgun sequence genome has a window encoding:
- the LOC112776305 gene encoding DNA topoisomerase 6 subunit A has protein sequence MAESSKKRRRTNTDDLPFKNKLKPDSTILQILKDFSTSSSSSSSSSKALTLQDLSLPFSCREVSDLSLSSVQSIIESLVLRIAHSILSGNGFAFDVPSRSATNQFYVPELDRIVLKDKSSLRPFANISTVRKSAITARILQLVHQLCIKGIHVTKRDLFYTDVKLFQDQIQSDTVLDDVSCMLGCTRSSLNVVAAEKGVVVGRLIFSDNGDMIDCTKMGMGGKAIPPNIDRVGDMQSDALFILLVEKDAAYMRLAEDRFYNRFPCIIVTAKGQPDVATRLFLKKMKMELKLPVLALVDSDPYGLKILSVYGCGSKNMSYDSANLTTPDIKWLGVRPSDLDKYKIPEQCRLPMTEQDIKTGKDLLEEDFVKKNPGWVEELTLMVKTKQKAEIQALSTFGFQYLSEVYLPLKLQQKDWL, from the exons ATGGCAGAGAGCAGCAAGAAGCGCCGTCGAACCAACACCGACGACCTCCCTTTCAAGAACAAGCTTAAACCAGACTCCACCATCCTCCAAATCCTGAAAGACTTCtccacctcttcctcctcctcttcctcttcctccaaagCCCTAACCCTCCAAGACCTCTCCCTCCCTTTCTCCTGCCGTGAAGTCTCCGATCTCAGCCTGTCTTCCGTTCAGTCCATCATCGAGTCCCTCGTCCTCCGCATCGCCCACTCTATCCTCTCCGGCAACGGCTTCGCCTTCGACGTCCCCTCCCGCTCTGCCACCAACCAGTTTTACGTCCCGGAGCTTGACCGAATTGTCCTCAAGGACAAGAGTTCACTTCGTCCTTTTGCGAATATCTCGACGGTTAGGAAGTCCGCAATAACTGCCCGCATATTGCAGCTGGTTCACCAGCTTTGCATTAAGGGGATTCATGTCACGAAGCGTGATCTGTTCTACACGGATGTTAAGTTGTTTCAGGATCAGATCCAGTCCGATACGGTTCTTGATGACGTGTCCTGTATGCTCGGATGCACACGATCCAGCCTCAATGTGGTTGCAGCCGAGAAAG GTGTTGTTGTCGGGAGGCTGATCTTTAGCGACAATGGGGACATGATTGATTGCACAAAGATGGGTATGGGTGGGAAGGCCATTCCACCAAATATTGATCGAGTTGGGGATATGCAGAGTGATGCTTTGTTCATTCTGTTGGTGGAGAAGGATGCTGCTTATATGAGATTGGCCGAGGATAGATTCTACAACCGGTTTCCTTGTATAATCGTGACTGCAAAAGGGCAACCTGATGTTGCTACAAGGCTGTtcctgaagaagatgaagatggagTTGAAGCTGCCAGTGCTTGCACTTGTAGACAGTGATCCGTATGGGTTGAAGATTCTCTCTGTCTATGGATGTGGGTCAAAGAATATGTCCTACGACAGTGCCAACCTGACAACCCCTGACATAAAGTGGCTCGGGGTTAGGCCTAGTGATTTGGACAAGTACAAGATACCCGAGCAATGTAGGTTGCCGATGACTGAGCAGGATATTAAGACTGGAAAGGACTTGTTGGAGGAGGATTTTGTGAAGAAAAATCCTGGTTGGGTTGAGGAATTGACATTAATGGTGAAGACTAAGCAGAAGGCTGAAATTCAGGCCCTGAGCACCTTCGGCTTTCAGTATCTATCTGAGGTTTATTTGCCTTTGAAATTGCAGCAGAAGGATTGGCTATGA